The following coding sequences are from one Pseudomonas mendocina window:
- a CDS encoding SPOR domain-containing protein produces the protein MAARKKPAPKRGASRYQAPAKKPVPGWIWLACGLVIGGFFVFLFSLEPGRDEIKRDKTEQVRSTKPEPKPTQPEPARPKYDFYTLLPESEVILPQALEETPPPAPEQKPVTPEEAAKIDTARAEAALNGETPPPAPPVTVATAPVTTQFFLQAGSFRKRDDADGLRAQIILLGQNVRVETGKVRDETWHRVLVGPYASREQLSSAQKTLAASGFSNLLLQQRQVR, from the coding sequence ATGGCAGCGCGCAAGAAGCCGGCGCCAAAACGCGGCGCCAGTCGCTATCAGGCTCCGGCGAAAAAGCCGGTACCGGGCTGGATCTGGCTCGCCTGTGGCCTGGTGATAGGTGGCTTTTTCGTGTTTCTGTTCAGCCTTGAGCCCGGCCGTGACGAGATCAAGCGCGACAAGACCGAGCAGGTGCGCAGCACCAAACCCGAACCAAAGCCGACGCAGCCCGAGCCGGCCAGGCCCAAGTACGATTTCTACACGCTGCTGCCGGAATCCGAGGTGATCCTGCCGCAAGCGCTGGAAGAAACGCCACCGCCAGCCCCCGAGCAGAAACCGGTCACGCCGGAAGAGGCCGCGAAGATCGACACCGCTCGCGCCGAAGCCGCGCTCAACGGTGAAACGCCGCCGCCCGCGCCACCAGTGACAGTCGCCACCGCACCGGTCACCACGCAGTTCTTCCTGCAGGCTGGCTCGTTCCGCAAGCGTGACGACGCCGACGGCCTGCGCGCGCAGATTATCCTGCTCGGGCAGAACGTGCGCGTGGAAACCGGCAAGGTGCGCGACGAAACCTGGCACCGCGTATTGGTCGGCCCTTACGCCAGCCGCGAGCAGTTGTCCAGCGCGCAGAAGACCCTGGCCGCCAGCGGCTTCAGCAACCTGCTGTTACAGCAGCGCCAGGTCCGCTGA